A single genomic interval of Monodelphis domestica isolate mMonDom1 chromosome X, mMonDom1.pri, whole genome shotgun sequence harbors:
- the LOC100022920 gene encoding magnesium transporter NIPA2-like isoform X2: protein MAAHNNFYIGLCLALSSSIFIGASFILKKKGLLKIASRGSLRAGHGGHAYLKEWLWWAGLISMGVGEAANFAAYAFAPATLVTPLGALSVLVSSILSSYFLNEKLNVHGKIGCVLSILGSTMMVIHAPQEEMILTLAEMSEKLKSPGFIGFAICVLASSTALIFVVGPRYGHSNVLVCFGVPVSAN from the exons ATGGCTGCACACAATAACTTCTATATCGGTCTCTGCTTGGCTCTCAGCTCCAGCATTTTCATTGGTGCAAGCttcatcctgaaaaaaaaaggacttcTTAAGATTGCCAGCAGGGGCTCGTTGAGAGCAG GTCACGGTGGCCATGCATACCTAAAGGAGTGGCTCTGGTGGGCTGGACTAATATCCA TGGGAGTTGGAGAAGCTGCTAATTTTGCTGCCTATGCTTTTGCCCCAGCCACACTAGTGACACCCTTGGGTGCACTGAGTGTGTTAGTCAG TTCCATTTTGTCCTCTTACTTCTTGAATGAGAAATTGAATGTTCATGGGAAGATTGGCTGTGTGCTCAGTATTCTGGGTTCAACAATGATGGTGATCCATGCCCCACAGGAGGAGATGATCCTCACCTTGGCAGAGATGTCTGAGAAGCTGAAAAGTCCAG gaTTTATTGGCTTTGCCATATGTGTACTGGCCAGTTCCACTGCCCTCATCTTTGTGGTAGGACCTCGATATGGCCACAGTAACGTCTTGGT GTGTTTTGGTGTCCCTGTTAGTGCTAACTGA
- the TIMM8A gene encoding mitochondrial import inner membrane translocase subunit Tim8 A isoform X1 translates to MDSSSSMTGLGSVDPQLQHFIEVETQKQRFQHLVHQMTELCWVRSWGPGSLQPFFLALPSAQRQGHGEEKCMDKPGPKLDSRAETCFVNCVERFIDTSQFILNRLEQTQKSRPAFSESLSD, encoded by the exons ATGGATTCCTCATCGTCCATGACGGGGCTGGGCTCGGTGGACCCGCAGCTGCAGCATTTCATCGAGGTGGAAACTCAGAAGCAGCGATTTCAGCATTTGGTGCACCAAATGACTGAGCTGTGCTGGGTGAGAAGCTGGGGGCCTGGGTCCCTCCAACCTTTCTTTCTTGCTCTGCCCTCTGCCCAGCGTCAGGGACACGGGGAg GAAAAGTGCATGGACAAACCTGGGCCCAAGTTGGACAGTCGAGCCGAAACCTGCTTTGTGAACTGCGTGGAACGGTTTATTGACACAAGCCAGTTCATCCTGAACCGATTGGAGCAGACACAGAAGTCCAGGCCAGCCTTCTCAGAAAGTTTGTCTGACTAA
- the LOC100022920 gene encoding magnesium transporter NIPA2-like isoform X1, whose product MAAHNNFYIGLCLALSSSIFIGASFILKKKGLLKIASRGSLRAGHGGHAYLKEWLWWAGLISMGVGEAANFAAYAFAPATLVTPLGALSVLVSSILSSYFLNEKLNVHGKIGCVLSILGSTMMVIHAPQEEMILTLAEMSEKLKSPGFIGFAICVLASSTALIFVVGPRYGHSNVLVYVLICSSIGSLSVSCVKGLGISLKELFSGKPVLKEPLGWVLLFCLVICISIQINYLNRALDIFNTSIVTPIYYVLFTTAVMTCSAILFKEWQYMVLDSVIGTISGFLTIVFGIFLLHAFRDIPFSPDLIYFSPRSGSSNPHAPPWRENERQNQPLLNREDLNKEFQNIEVEEIENL is encoded by the exons ATGGCTGCACACAATAACTTCTATATCGGTCTCTGCTTGGCTCTCAGCTCCAGCATTTTCATTGGTGCAAGCttcatcctgaaaaaaaaaggacttcTTAAGATTGCCAGCAGGGGCTCGTTGAGAGCAG GTCACGGTGGCCATGCATACCTAAAGGAGTGGCTCTGGTGGGCTGGACTAATATCCA TGGGAGTTGGAGAAGCTGCTAATTTTGCTGCCTATGCTTTTGCCCCAGCCACACTAGTGACACCCTTGGGTGCACTGAGTGTGTTAGTCAG TTCCATTTTGTCCTCTTACTTCTTGAATGAGAAATTGAATGTTCATGGGAAGATTGGCTGTGTGCTCAGTATTCTGGGTTCAACAATGATGGTGATCCATGCCCCACAGGAGGAGATGATCCTCACCTTGGCAGAGATGTCTGAGAAGCTGAAAAGTCCAG gaTTTATTGGCTTTGCCATATGTGTACTGGCCAGTTCCACTGCCCTCATCTTTGTGGTAGGACCTCGATATGGCCACAGTAACGTCTTGGTGTATGTTCTGATCTGCTCCTCAATCGGTTCCCTTTCTGTGTCCTGTGTCAAGGGTTTGGGCATCTCTCTAAAGGAGCTTTTTTCAGGGAAGCCTGTCCTGAAAGAGCCCCTTGGTTGGGTGCTGTTGTTTTGTCTGGTGATTTGCATAAGTATTCAGATCAACTATCTGAACCGGGCCTTGGACATTTTCAATACCTCCATAGTTACTCCCATCTATTATGTCCTTTTCACAACAGCTGTCATGACCTGCTCTGCCATTCTTTTTAAGGAATGGCAGTATATGGTCCTAGACAGCGTCATCGGCACAATCAGTGGTTTCCTAACCATTGTTTTTGGCATTTTCCTTCTTCATGCCTTTCGagatattcctttttctcctgaCCTGATATATTTTTCTCCAAGGTCAGGTTCAAGTAATCCCCATGCTCCTCCCTGGagggaaaatgaaagacaaaatcaGCCTCTCCTAAATAGGGAGGACCTCAACAAAGAGTTCCAGAATATTGAGGTGGAAGAGATTGAAAATCTGTGA
- the TIMM8A gene encoding mitochondrial import inner membrane translocase subunit Tim8 A isoform X2, translating into MDSSSSMTGLGSVDPQLQHFIEVETQKQRFQHLVHQMTELCWEKCMDKPGPKLDSRAETCFVNCVERFIDTSQFILNRLEQTQKSRPAFSESLSD; encoded by the exons ATGGATTCCTCATCGTCCATGACGGGGCTGGGCTCGGTGGACCCGCAGCTGCAGCATTTCATCGAGGTGGAAACTCAGAAGCAGCGATTTCAGCATTTGGTGCACCAAATGACTGAGCTGTGCTGG GAAAAGTGCATGGACAAACCTGGGCCCAAGTTGGACAGTCGAGCCGAAACCTGCTTTGTGAACTGCGTGGAACGGTTTATTGACACAAGCCAGTTCATCCTGAACCGATTGGAGCAGACACAGAAGTCCAGGCCAGCCTTCTCAGAAAGTTTGTCTGACTAA
- the LOC100022920 gene encoding magnesium transporter NIPA2-like isoform X3, with amino-acid sequence MAAHNNFYIGLCLALSSSIFIGASFILKKKGLLKIASRGSLRAGHGGHAYLKEWLWWAGLISMGVGEAANFAAYAFAPATLVTPLGALSVLVSSILSSYFLNEKLNVHGKIGCVLSILGSTMMVIHAPQEEMILTLAEMSEKLKSPVVQDCP; translated from the exons ATGGCTGCACACAATAACTTCTATATCGGTCTCTGCTTGGCTCTCAGCTCCAGCATTTTCATTGGTGCAAGCttcatcctgaaaaaaaaaggacttcTTAAGATTGCCAGCAGGGGCTCGTTGAGAGCAG GTCACGGTGGCCATGCATACCTAAAGGAGTGGCTCTGGTGGGCTGGACTAATATCCA TGGGAGTTGGAGAAGCTGCTAATTTTGCTGCCTATGCTTTTGCCCCAGCCACACTAGTGACACCCTTGGGTGCACTGAGTGTGTTAGTCAG TTCCATTTTGTCCTCTTACTTCTTGAATGAGAAATTGAATGTTCATGGGAAGATTGGCTGTGTGCTCAGTATTCTGGGTTCAACAATGATGGTGATCCATGCCCCACAGGAGGAGATGATCCTCACCTTGGCAGAGATGTCTGAGAAGCTGAAAAGTCCAG TTGTTCAAGACTGTccgtga